One genomic region from Candidatus Bathyarchaeia archaeon encodes:
- a CDS encoding phosphate uptake regulator PhoU, protein MEIRKVQRVGHSTMTVSLPNEWIKEHGIKPRDILFIMPERDGSLKIMPRHVAQREEAEEYIVNADTCDEPGMLERIIVGSYILGRDVIRVISTSRIGKNHIDEVRRIVQKLIGLGILEETPKSILLQCSIDSTKFKLDMLIRRLALIASTILSEAMQGFKEKKYDIVEEAIAREDEADKIYYLAVRLLLSAQVKPAVAEEVGMVDVLFIPAARLILQYLELVADYSEDMAREVLEMEVYRNRLPEDVVDRIFHLSELTQTILQKAIECIFTRDLKVANQLLEMRKALEVDSNRLMREAPEIPYVRSILSCLSKIADKGATMAEIAINRALEDPSKYVGDVVRAVKHVRTLPLTIGKK, encoded by the coding sequence TTGGAAATTAGAAAAGTTCAAAGAGTAGGCCACTCAACAATGACGGTTTCACTTCCAAACGAGTGGATTAAAGAGCACGGTATAAAGCCTCGAGACATCCTATTCATAATGCCGGAAAGGGATGGCTCCCTAAAGATAATGCCGAGACACGTAGCCCAAAGAGAAGAAGCCGAAGAATACATCGTTAATGCAGATACATGCGACGAGCCAGGAATGCTCGAAAGAATAATTGTCGGAAGCTACATTCTAGGGCGGGATGTCATAAGGGTAATCTCCACAAGCCGCATAGGCAAAAATCACATAGACGAAGTTCGAAGAATAGTTCAAAAGCTTATTGGGCTTGGCATACTTGAAGAGACCCCTAAAAGTATACTTTTGCAGTGCTCCATAGACTCTACAAAGTTTAAGCTTGACATGCTCATACGAAGGCTTGCACTAATAGCTTCAACAATACTTTCTGAGGCAATGCAAGGCTTCAAGGAGAAAAAATATGACATTGTGGAGGAGGCCATAGCTAGAGAAGACGAGGCTGACAAAATCTACTATTTAGCAGTGCGTCTCCTTTTATCAGCGCAAGTAAAGCCAGCCGTAGCCGAAGAGGTCGGCATGGTGGATGTGCTTTTCATACCGGCTGCAAGGCTGATTCTGCAGTATTTGGAGTTGGTTGCAGATTACTCTGAGGACATGGCCAGAGAGGTTCTTGAGATGGAGGTTTATAGGAATAGGCTTCCAGAGGATGTTGTTGATAGAATATTCCATTTAAGCGAGCTAACCCAGACAATTCTTCAGAAGGCCATTGAATGCATTTTCACAAGAGATTTGAAGGTTGCAAACCAACTTCTGGAAATGAGGAAAGCGCTGGAAGTGGACTCGAATAGGCTCATGAGGGAAGCCCCAGAAATCCCCTATGTAAGGTCTATTCTCTCTTGTCTCAGTAAGATTGCCGACAAGGGTGCTACAATGGCTGAAATAGCCATAAACAGAGCGTTGGAAGATCCAAGTAAGTACGTTGGCGATGTTGTTCGAGCAGTTAAGCATGTTAGAACTTTGCCCTTGACTATTGGAAAGAAATAG
- the gcvH gene encoding glycine cleavage system protein GcvH gives MSEWKTVSIRQELIKEIERLLKTGRYRSISEFVSEAIRLRLEELMRAEGIPAAKREELLAIPEQLLYTPKHTWAQITPEGNIRVGVSDYAQRHLKGIANILTEPVGKEIAKMEPFGVAETWMFMFDLYSPVSGKIVKVNEKLKDKPYLINEDPYGEGWIIEIKPKNSLTLEEELKSLLSSREYNKWVSKLEGRLRE, from the coding sequence ATGTCTGAATGGAAAACCGTAAGCATAAGACAAGAGCTAATAAAAGAAATCGAGAGGCTCCTCAAGACAGGACGTTACAGAAGCATATCGGAGTTCGTCTCAGAAGCTATAAGGCTGCGCTTAGAAGAGCTGATGCGGGCTGAGGGAATTCCAGCCGCGAAACGTGAAGAGCTTTTGGCAATACCAGAACAGCTACTATATACGCCAAAGCACACATGGGCGCAAATAACCCCTGAAGGAAACATCCGTGTGGGTGTTTCAGATTACGCCCAGAGACACCTCAAAGGCATTGCAAATATATTGACTGAACCCGTTGGGAAGGAAATAGCCAAAATGGAACCTTTCGGTGTGGCTGAAACCTGGATGTTTATGTTTGACTTATACTCACCCGTAAGTGGCAAAATAGTTAAGGTTAACGAAAAATTGAAGGATAAGCCCTACCTAATAAATGAAGACCCTTACGGCGAGGGCTGGATAATCGAAATTAAGCCCAAAAACTCCTTAACGCTCGAAGAGGAACTCAAAAGCCTTCTAAGTTCCAGGGAATACAACAAGTGGGTTAGCAAACTCGAAGGAAGACTTCGCGAATAA
- a CDS encoding FAD-dependent oxidoreductase, whose translation MTEKSLQEVRKFPPCRAACPAHVNVQAYVALIQRGKFKEAVEVIRRDMPFPAICGRVCFSPCEDACARVNLDQAVAIRALKRLVADIEREQGRVVAEPVPKKYSEKIAIIGAGPAGLTAAYELAKLGYPVTVFERMAEPGGMMRYCIPDFRLEKFVVENEIAYIKDIGVEIRTGVEFGKDITIESLKKDGYKAIFFAIGTQLGMKLNVPGEDLEGVINAVDFLRAIALGKKITVGERVAVIGGGNTAIDAARTAKKLGAKEVMILYRRSREEMPALPHEVELAEKDGIKFYFLVAPKQIIGENGRVKAVECLRMRLGEPDETGRRRPIPIAFSEHQYEVDMVIPALGQIVETSVLPPELISKEKRGPPLQVDPLTLETNVPGVFAGGDVATGPASIIEAVGAGKRAAISIHRYLRGEDLRKGREEEKIEETTWVKDWRLLDKKERRYDAPIEKPHLSFEEAREYLEKLKRQARFEAFRCLGCGPCAECLASMDLCEGDKAVVDEGKCVGCNVCAVICPVGAIKKNERGVAQVNEELCKGCGLCAARCPEQAISMKKLSNEQILTMVLTALER comes from the coding sequence TTGACGGAAAAATCCTTACAAGAGGTTAGGAAATTTCCTCCTTGTCGAGCAGCATGTCCAGCACACGTCAACGTTCAAGCCTATGTGGCTCTAATCCAGAGAGGCAAGTTTAAGGAAGCCGTTGAAGTCATAAGGCGGGACATGCCCTTCCCAGCCATCTGTGGAAGGGTATGCTTCAGCCCATGCGAGGACGCATGTGCCAGGGTTAACCTTGACCAGGCGGTGGCTATCCGCGCCTTAAAGAGGCTTGTGGCAGATATTGAGCGTGAACAAGGAAGGGTTGTCGCCGAGCCGGTGCCAAAGAAGTACAGCGAAAAAATAGCCATAATCGGCGCTGGACCAGCCGGTTTGACAGCCGCCTACGAACTTGCAAAGTTGGGTTATCCGGTCACTGTTTTTGAGCGGATGGCTGAGCCCGGCGGCATGATGCGCTATTGCATACCAGACTTCCGCCTAGAAAAATTTGTTGTGGAAAATGAAATAGCCTACATTAAGGATATAGGCGTTGAAATTAGAACCGGCGTTGAGTTCGGTAAGGACATAACCATTGAAAGCCTTAAGAAGGATGGTTATAAGGCAATTTTCTTTGCCATCGGCACACAATTGGGCATGAAGTTAAATGTGCCAGGCGAAGACTTAGAAGGCGTAATAAACGCTGTAGACTTTTTAAGGGCTATAGCTCTGGGCAAGAAAATAACTGTTGGCGAAAGAGTAGCCGTTATTGGTGGCGGCAACACAGCCATAGACGCTGCAAGGACTGCTAAGAAGCTTGGCGCTAAGGAGGTTATGATTCTTTATAGGCGTTCTCGCGAGGAGATGCCGGCGCTACCCCACGAAGTGGAGCTTGCCGAGAAGGATGGAATAAAGTTCTACTTCCTAGTGGCTCCTAAGCAGATTATAGGCGAAAATGGACGGGTTAAGGCTGTTGAATGCCTAAGAATGCGCTTGGGCGAGCCTGACGAAACTGGGAGACGACGCCCAATACCGATAGCTTTCTCGGAGCACCAGTACGAGGTGGACATGGTTATCCCGGCTCTTGGGCAGATTGTTGAAACATCTGTTTTGCCGCCGGAACTTATAAGCAAGGAGAAGCGGGGACCGCCACTGCAAGTGGACCCACTAACATTGGAAACTAATGTTCCAGGGGTTTTTGCTGGTGGGGATGTTGCCACTGGTCCAGCAAGCATTATTGAGGCTGTTGGTGCCGGAAAGCGTGCAGCCATTTCTATACACCGTTACTTGAGGGGTGAGGACCTGCGGAAAGGTAGGGAAGAAGAGAAGATTGAGGAGACGACCTGGGTTAAGGATTGGCGGTTGTTGGACAAGAAGGAGCGTAGATACGACGCTCCAATAGAGAAGCCCCATCTAAGTTTTGAAGAGGCGAGGGAGTATCTTGAGAAGCTTAAGCGTCAAGCAAGATTTGAGGCTTTTCGCTGTCTGGGTTGTGGACCATGTGCAGAATGCCTCGCCAGCATGGACCTATGCGAGGGTGACAAGGCTGTTGTTGACGAGGGTAAATGTGTGGGCTGCAATGTCTGCGCTGTCATCTGTCCAGTTGGAGCTATCAAAAAGAACGAGAGGGGTGTAGCCCAAGTAAATGAGGAACTTTGTAAGGGCTGTGGTTTGTGTGCTGCGAGATGTCCAGAGCAAGCCATATCCATGAAGAAGCTCTCCAACGAGCAGATTCTAACAATGGTTTTAACAGCCTTAGAGAGGTGA
- a CDS encoding hydrogenase iron-sulfur subunit, translated as MKMEFNPPKIVCFMCNWTFCEEEMRVPYNVNVIRVMCVGRMDPALVLETFANGAEGVLLVGCKPPDCHFVDGNLHAERAVKMLKKLLALTGLEPERLKLLLVSPLEDKNFSYHAREFSEEVWKLGNSPLSKEEIMANLIVAKEAASAFRLRVLLGREEELTEFMNAYGEKIEEEEFDALLDDVVRAEFIRYKIHYLTRIKPRSVKELAQILGIKPSAVLRHITNMRRKGMIALDHVEGYTPLYRALEVR; from the coding sequence ATGAAAATGGAGTTTAACCCGCCGAAAATTGTTTGTTTCATGTGTAATTGGACCTTCTGCGAAGAAGAGATGCGTGTTCCTTACAATGTCAACGTTATCCGCGTTATGTGTGTCGGGAGGATGGACCCGGCGCTTGTTCTGGAAACCTTTGCTAATGGAGCTGAGGGCGTGCTGCTTGTTGGGTGCAAACCCCCAGACTGCCACTTTGTTGACGGAAACCTCCACGCTGAACGCGCCGTTAAAATGTTGAAGAAGTTGCTGGCTTTGACTGGACTTGAGCCTGAACGACTGAAGCTTCTGCTGGTCTCGCCATTAGAGGATAAAAACTTCAGCTATCACGCTAGAGAGTTCTCTGAAGAAGTTTGGAAGCTTGGAAATTCTCCGCTCAGCAAAGAAGAGATTATGGCCAATCTGATAGTGGCTAAGGAGGCGGCTTCAGCCTTTAGGCTTCGCGTCTTGCTGGGAAGAGAGGAAGAACTGACAGAATTCATGAACGCTTATGGCGAGAAAATAGAGGAAGAAGAATTTGACGCTTTATTGGATGATGTTGTTAGGGCTGAGTTCATCCGCTACAAAATCCACTACTTGACGAGGATTAAGCCCCGCTCTGTTAAGGAGTTAGCCCAGATTCTCGGGATAAAGCCGTCTGCTGTTTTGAGGCATATAACGAACATGAGGCGGAAGGGCATGATAGCCCTAGACCACGTTGAAGGTTACACGCCCCTGTATAGGGCTTTGGAGGTGCGGTAA
- a CDS encoding CoB--CoM heterodisulfide reductase iron-sulfur subunit A family protein — protein MAEGKVGAVLVVGGGVAGIQAALDLADSGFKVYMVDQSPSIGGVMAQLDKTFPTNDCSMCILAPKLVAAGRHPNISLITNSEVLGLNGEAGNFEVKIRKRSRYINEEKCNGCGLCAQKCPVEAIDTYNKGLTDRSAVYVEFPQAVPLRFKIDREKCIGCRTCQEVCKANAVEYDQKDSEIVLNVGAVILAPGFEPFDARLKSEYGYGRYANVVTSIEFERILSASGPYGGVVLRPLDGEIPRKIAFVQCVGSRDAQLGNNYCSAACCMYSIKEAIIAKEHVPTKLDCTIFYMDIRAYGKEFDAYYKRAQEEYGIRFVRSRVASITEDPATGNLLVHYVGEDETPRIEEFDMVVLSTGMQPPKDVEKLAKALGIKLNKYRFCETNTFAPLETSKPGIYVCGAFSSPKDIPESVAQASGAAAKAMAIIAPERGKLITVKEYPPEKDVSQEEPRIGVFICHCGINIGGIVRVPEVVEYAKKLPNVVYAEDNLYTCSDDTQKRIREKIKEYNLNRVVVASCTPRTHEPLFRETVREAGLNPYLFEMANIRDQCSWVHMHEPEEATEKAKDLVRSVVAKARLLKPLKNPTVNVTPVALVIGGGVSGMTAALELANQGFEVHLVEREKELGGHLRKIYYLLEGEDPQKHLQRLVEAVMENKLIHVYLGAEVVEVSGFVGNFKSKIRLDSGEEREVEHGVVIVATGAVEYKPKEYLYGEDPRVMTQHELEEKIARGEFKAEKVVMIQCVGARNEERPNCARICCGQAIKNALKIKELNPDADVYVLYKDVRSYGFKEEYYREAAAKGVIFINYSDERKPKVTNEGGKLKVSFYEPVLKQEVQIEPDYVVLSAATIPNPDNKRIAEMLKVPLTKDGFFLEAHMKLRPVDFQTDGVFLCGMAHSPKFIEESISQACAAAARAATILSKKALEMEGIVASVDEDLCSGCRICEFLCPYGAIEMLEKEGKTVAHVIEALCKGCGVCGTACPTKAITLGHFTTEEILAQVRAVLKEMEVAAK, from the coding sequence ATGGCTGAAGGAAAAGTTGGCGCAGTTCTTGTCGTCGGCGGCGGCGTGGCTGGGATACAGGCTGCTTTGGACTTGGCTGATTCTGGCTTTAAGGTGTATATGGTTGACCAGTCGCCTAGCATTGGCGGCGTTATGGCTCAGCTTGACAAGACTTTCCCAACAAACGATTGTTCCATGTGTATTTTGGCTCCTAAGCTTGTTGCCGCTGGAAGGCATCCCAACATCTCGCTGATTACGAACAGCGAAGTGCTAGGCTTAAACGGAGAGGCTGGAAACTTCGAAGTGAAAATTCGAAAACGCAGCCGCTACATAAACGAAGAGAAATGCAATGGTTGTGGGCTTTGTGCACAAAAATGCCCCGTGGAAGCCATAGACACCTACAACAAGGGCTTAACGGACAGAAGCGCCGTCTACGTGGAATTTCCACAAGCGGTTCCTCTACGCTTCAAGATAGACCGCGAAAAATGTATTGGTTGTAGGACATGCCAAGAGGTTTGTAAGGCGAATGCTGTTGAATACGACCAGAAGGACAGTGAAATAGTCCTAAACGTTGGCGCAGTGATTTTGGCTCCGGGATTTGAACCTTTCGACGCGCGGCTCAAAAGCGAGTATGGTTATGGACGGTATGCGAATGTTGTGACAAGCATAGAGTTCGAGCGCATCTTAAGCGCTTCTGGACCCTATGGCGGAGTCGTTTTAAGACCTTTAGACGGCGAGATTCCGCGGAAAATCGCCTTCGTCCAGTGTGTTGGCTCCCGGGATGCTCAGCTTGGGAACAATTATTGCTCTGCTGCTTGTTGTATGTATAGCATTAAGGAAGCCATCATAGCCAAGGAGCATGTGCCAACAAAGCTGGACTGCACAATTTTTTACATGGACATTAGGGCTTATGGAAAGGAGTTTGACGCCTACTATAAGCGTGCCCAGGAAGAGTATGGCATAAGATTTGTGCGCTCAAGGGTTGCAAGCATAACCGAAGACCCAGCGACTGGAAACTTGCTTGTCCACTATGTTGGCGAGGATGAAACTCCTAGAATTGAAGAGTTTGACATGGTTGTGCTCTCCACTGGCATGCAGCCGCCAAAGGACGTGGAGAAACTAGCCAAAGCTTTAGGCATAAAGCTTAACAAATACCGCTTCTGCGAAACCAACACCTTCGCGCCCTTAGAAACATCAAAGCCCGGCATATATGTTTGTGGAGCCTTCAGCTCGCCGAAAGATATTCCAGAAAGCGTTGCTCAGGCAAGTGGCGCTGCGGCAAAAGCCATGGCAATAATCGCTCCGGAACGGGGCAAGCTAATCACCGTTAAGGAGTATCCGCCTGAAAAGGACGTAAGCCAAGAAGAACCCCGAATAGGAGTTTTCATATGCCACTGTGGCATAAACATCGGCGGCATAGTGCGGGTTCCAGAAGTTGTTGAATATGCCAAGAAGCTTCCAAACGTTGTTTATGCTGAAGACAACCTTTACACCTGTTCGGATGACACCCAGAAGCGGATTAGGGAGAAGATTAAGGAGTACAACTTAAACCGTGTTGTTGTGGCTTCATGCACGCCCAGAACCCACGAGCCGCTTTTCCGTGAAACCGTCCGCGAGGCTGGCTTAAACCCCTACCTTTTTGAGATGGCAAACATCCGCGACCAGTGCAGCTGGGTTCACATGCACGAGCCAGAAGAGGCTACAGAAAAGGCCAAAGACCTTGTCCGCTCAGTCGTCGCTAAGGCAAGGCTGCTGAAACCATTGAAGAATCCAACAGTCAACGTTACCCCAGTGGCTCTCGTTATCGGTGGCGGCGTTTCAGGGATGACTGCAGCACTGGAGTTGGCTAATCAAGGCTTTGAGGTTCACCTAGTGGAACGCGAAAAAGAGCTTGGCGGACACTTAAGGAAGATCTATTACTTGCTTGAGGGTGAAGATCCGCAGAAGCACTTGCAAAGGCTTGTTGAGGCTGTTATGGAGAACAAGCTTATCCACGTCTATTTGGGCGCAGAAGTTGTCGAAGTAAGCGGTTTTGTCGGCAACTTCAAATCAAAGATAAGGCTAGACAGCGGCGAGGAAAGAGAGGTGGAACACGGCGTAGTTATTGTTGCAACCGGCGCTGTTGAGTATAAGCCAAAAGAGTACTTGTATGGTGAAGACCCCCGAGTCATGACTCAGCATGAGTTGGAGGAGAAAATAGCCAGAGGCGAATTCAAAGCCGAAAAAGTCGTCATGATTCAGTGTGTTGGCGCGAGAAACGAGGAGCGCCCCAACTGCGCGCGGATATGCTGTGGACAAGCTATTAAAAACGCGTTGAAAATTAAGGAGCTTAACCCAGACGCTGATGTCTATGTTCTCTACAAGGATGTTAGAAGTTACGGTTTTAAGGAGGAGTATTACCGCGAAGCCGCAGCCAAGGGAGTTATCTTCATAAACTATTCTGATGAGAGAAAACCAAAGGTCACAAACGAAGGCGGAAAGCTGAAAGTATCCTTCTACGAGCCAGTGCTAAAGCAGGAAGTCCAGATAGAGCCAGACTACGTTGTTTTAAGTGCTGCCACCATTCCGAATCCAGACAACAAGCGCATAGCCGAAATGCTAAAAGTGCCGCTGACGAAGGATGGCTTCTTCCTAGAGGCTCACATGAAGCTTCGCCCAGTGGACTTTCAAACAGACGGCGTTTTCCTATGCGGCATGGCTCACTCACCAAAATTCATTGAAGAGAGCATCTCCCAAGCATGTGCAGCCGCGGCACGAGCAGCTACAATACTGTCGAAGAAAGCCCTTGAAATGGAAGGAATTGTGGCAAGCGTGGATGAAGATTTATGTAGTGGATGCAGAATCTGTGAATTTCTATGCCCCTACGGCGCGATTGAAATGCTGGAGAAAGAAGGCAAAACAGTCGCACACGTGATTGAAGCCTTGTGCAAGGGTTGCGGAGTCTGCGGAACAGCATGCCCAACGAAGGCCATAACCCTTGGACACTTCACAACCGAGGAAATCCTAGCCCAGGTTAGGGCAGTATTGAAGGAGATGGAGGTGGCGGCCAAATGA
- a CDS encoding hydrogenase iron-sulfur subunit, whose protein sequence is MSEAQKDFEPKIVGFLCNWCAYAGADLAGVSRIQYPPNIRVIRVMCSGRIDPAFILEALKNGADGVLVAGCHLPSDCHYLSGNFKALRRVMLLKKVLKDFGIEPERVRLEWVSASEGDKFAAVVRDMVEQIRKLGPNPLKMEEEKK, encoded by the coding sequence ATGAGCGAAGCCCAAAAAGATTTTGAACCGAAAATTGTTGGTTTCCTCTGCAACTGGTGTGCCTATGCAGGCGCTGACTTGGCTGGTGTAAGCCGCATCCAATACCCACCAAACATCCGAGTTATCCGCGTCATGTGCAGCGGCAGAATCGACCCAGCCTTTATCCTTGAGGCTTTAAAAAACGGTGCTGACGGCGTTTTGGTGGCTGGCTGCCACTTGCCCTCCGACTGCCACTATCTTAGTGGTAATTTTAAGGCTTTGAGAAGGGTAATGCTATTAAAGAAGGTGCTTAAAGATTTTGGGATAGAACCCGAACGTGTGCGGCTGGAATGGGTCTCCGCCAGCGAGGGAGACAAATTCGCAGCCGTAGTCCGAGACATGGTTGAACAGATTAGAAAGCTTGGTCCAAACCCGTTAAAAATGGAGGAGGAGAAGAAGTGA
- a CDS encoding 4Fe-4S dicluster domain-containing protein, whose product MSETKSEAREYVQPVIKAEELDPKFKYKMSKLHGAEKVMVCFQCGTCTADCPIARFSEFYRPRRIARMVQLGLKDRLLLDKALWLCSSCFTCVDHCPQGVEIAGIVRVLRNMAVADKNILPLVYKELATNLMKGGFVYEIPESRLQKRVEQGLPPLPKPNVKDVVKIFEVTGSAGLLEKVQTFAKVESK is encoded by the coding sequence GTGAGCGAAACAAAAAGTGAAGCCCGCGAGTACGTTCAGCCAGTGATTAAGGCTGAGGAGCTTGACCCAAAGTTCAAGTATAAAATGAGCAAGCTGCACGGCGCAGAAAAGGTGATGGTTTGCTTCCAGTGTGGAACATGCACAGCCGACTGCCCCATCGCCAGATTCAGCGAGTTTTACAGACCGCGCCGAATAGCCCGCATGGTTCAGCTAGGCTTAAAAGATAGGCTTTTGCTGGACAAAGCCTTATGGCTCTGCTCATCATGCTTCACATGCGTAGACCACTGCCCCCAAGGCGTTGAAATAGCCGGCATAGTCCGAGTTTTGCGAAACATGGCAGTGGCAGACAAAAACATTCTTCCACTAGTTTATAAGGAGCTAGCCACAAACCTAATGAAAGGCGGCTTTGTCTATGAGATTCCAGAGTCAAGGCTTCAAAAACGGGTTGAGCAGGGGCTTCCGCCACTGCCAAAGCCAAACGTGAAAGATGTCGTTAAGATTTTTGAGGTTACTGGTTCTGCGGGTTTGCTTGAGAAAGTTCAAACTTTCGCGAAGGTGGAGAGTAAATGA
- a CDS encoding CoB--CoM heterodisulfide reductase iron-sulfur subunit B family protein encodes MSNPKYLLFPGCVIPYRLSSYEISARKVLAKLDVEIVEMPEYNCCGYPMDVINHDLMLTLAARNLCIAEKVGLPIMTLCNGCFCSLNETNKILKEDKKLREKINGYLKEVGMEFKGTIEVKHLIYVLSEDVGYEKIKNAVKKPLAGIRVAQHSGCHVLRPRKYVGRDDPENPITLKELIRLTGAECLDYMDETECCGNPIIGVNEDVPFQMAKEKLDHVRAVGAQALITVCPFCHIMFDLNQPRIERAFNEKFNMPVLHYPQLLGLAMGFSPEELALNELRVKPTELLSQIK; translated from the coding sequence ATGAGTAACCCCAAATACTTGTTGTTTCCAGGCTGTGTAATCCCCTATAGGCTTTCAAGCTATGAGATATCCGCCAGAAAAGTTCTCGCCAAACTCGATGTGGAAATTGTTGAAATGCCAGAATACAACTGCTGCGGCTATCCGATGGACGTTATAAACCACGACTTAATGTTGACACTTGCGGCGAGAAACCTTTGTATAGCGGAAAAGGTGGGCTTACCAATAATGACGCTTTGCAACGGTTGCTTCTGTAGCTTGAACGAAACCAACAAAATCCTAAAAGAGGACAAGAAGCTCCGGGAGAAGATTAATGGTTATTTGAAAGAGGTTGGCATGGAGTTTAAGGGCACAATAGAAGTTAAACACCTAATTTACGTGCTTTCAGAGGACGTGGGATACGAGAAGATAAAGAACGCCGTCAAAAAGCCTTTGGCTGGTATCCGTGTAGCCCAACACAGCGGATGCCACGTTTTAAGACCAAGAAAATATGTGGGGCGAGACGACCCTGAAAACCCAATAACCCTTAAGGAGCTGATTAGGCTGACGGGCGCCGAATGCCTAGACTATATGGATGAGACTGAATGCTGCGGAAACCCAATAATAGGCGTTAATGAAGATGTTCCCTTCCAGATGGCTAAGGAGAAACTTGACCACGTGCGGGCCGTGGGAGCCCAAGCGCTTATCACCGTCTGCCCCTTCTGCCACATAATGTTTGACCTAAACCAGCCCCGCATAGAAAGAGCCTTCAACGAAAAATTCAACATGCCAGTCCTCCACTACCCACAGCTTTTAGGCTTAGCCATGGGCTTCTCACCTGAAGAGTTAGCCCTAAACGAGCTTAGGGTAAAACCAACAGAATTATTGAGCCAAATTAAGTAG
- a CDS encoding oxidoreductase, whose translation MAKQKLKFAFYWAASCGGCEIAVLDINEKILDVVQIADIVFWPVAMDIKYKDVEAMPDKYIDVCFFNGGIRNSEQEYMAKLLRQKSKILVAYGACAHLGGVPGLANLHNKEEIFEKVYARTFSTDNPNKVFPQPKVHVKEGELEIPEFYDTVRTLDQTVDVDYYVPGCPPAVERTIFALEAIAKGELPPKGSVLAPLKSVCDECPKKKENKKILRIYRVYEKVPDPEKCLLEQGIICMGPATRGGCSARCLKADMPCTGCGGPCPNAPEQGAAMISALASILGLEEEKEKYTEEEVQKLIDQIKDPVGTFYMYGLPASILRRKVMRP comes from the coding sequence ATGGCGAAACAAAAATTGAAGTTCGCCTTTTACTGGGCAGCAAGTTGTGGTGGATGCGAAATCGCCGTTCTGGACATCAACGAGAAAATCTTGGATGTGGTGCAAATAGCGGACATTGTCTTTTGGCCGGTTGCCATGGACATAAAATATAAGGATGTTGAAGCCATGCCAGACAAATACATTGATGTTTGCTTCTTTAATGGTGGAATCCGAAACAGCGAACAGGAGTATATGGCGAAACTGTTGAGGCAGAAGTCAAAGATTCTTGTGGCCTACGGTGCTTGTGCCCATCTTGGCGGCGTTCCCGGGCTGGCTAACCTCCATAATAAAGAGGAAATCTTCGAAAAAGTTTACGCCAGAACATTCTCAACGGACAACCCCAACAAAGTTTTCCCACAGCCTAAAGTGCATGTTAAAGAAGGTGAGCTGGAAATTCCAGAATTTTACGACACTGTGAGGACCCTAGACCAGACTGTGGATGTTGACTATTATGTGCCGGGTTGTCCGCCAGCAGTGGAGCGCACAATATTCGCTTTAGAAGCCATAGCTAAAGGCGAGCTTCCGCCAAAAGGCTCTGTTCTAGCACCGCTAAAATCTGTTTGCGACGAGTGCCCCAAAAAGAAGGAGAACAAGAAGATATTACGGATATACCGCGTCTACGAGAAGGTTCCAGACCCGGAAAAGTGCCTACTTGAGCAAGGCATTATATGTATGGGACCAGCCACAAGGGGAGGCTGTAGCGCCAGATGCCTAAAGGCTGACATGCCCTGCACCGGTTGTGGCGGACCATGTCCAAACGCTCCGGAGCAAGGCGCCGCCATGATAAGCGCTCTAGCCTCAATTCTCGGCTTAGAGGAGGAGAAGGAGAAATACACCGAGGAAGAGGTTCAAAAGCTTATAGACCAGATTAAGGACCCGGTTGGAACCTTCTACATGTATGGTTTACCAGCCTCAATTTTGCGGAGGAAGGTGATGCGTCCATGA